In one window of Tenrec ecaudatus isolate mTenEca1 chromosome 3, mTenEca1.hap1, whole genome shotgun sequence DNA:
- the RRH gene encoding visual pigment-like receptor peropsin: MLKNRVGNSSGPQSDEGSVFSQAEHTLVASYLITAGVISILSNFIVLGIFIKYKELRTPTNAMIINLAVTDIGVSSIGYPMSAASDLHGSWKFGYAGCQVYAGLNIFFGMASIGLLTAVAVDRYLTICHADRGRRMTSNTYVGMILGAWINGFLWALLPVIGWASYAPDPTGATCTINWRKNDASFVSYTMTVVGINFVVPLAVMFYCYYHVTQTIKRHTASSGAEDLHRDWSDQLDVTKMSVIMILMFLVAWSPYSIVCLWASFGDPQKIPPSVAIIAPLFAKSSTFYNPCIYVIANKKFRRAMCALLQCQPQQATQVTSILPMNVPQHPLASGRL; the protein is encoded by the exons ATGCTGAAGAATCGTGTGGGGAACAGCTCGGGCCCTCAAAGTGACGAGGGCTCCGTCTTCTCCCAGGCAGAGCACACGCTAGTTGCATCTTACTTGATTACGGCAG GAGTGATAAGTATTCTGAGCAACTTTATAGTTCTGGGCATCTTCATTAAGTACAAGGAACTTCGGACACCCACAAACGCAATGATCATAAACCTGGCAGTTACTGATATAGGAGTCAGTAGCATTGGCTACCCCATGTCTGCTGCGTCAGATCTGCATGGAAGTTGGAAGTTTGGATACGCAGGCTGTCAG GTTTACGCTGGATTGAATATCTTTTTTGGTATGGCAAGTATCGGATTACTCACTGCTGTGGCTGTGGATCGGTACCTGACCATCTGCCATGCGGACAGAG GGAGAAGAATGACCTCTAACACGTATGTCGGCATGATCCTGGGTGCCTGGATCAATGGCTTCCTGTGGGCTTTGCTGCCTGTCATAGGGTGGGCGAGTTATGCTCCAGATCCCACTGGTGCTACCTGTACCATAAACTGGAGGAAAAACGATGC ATCTTTCGTTTCTTACACGATGACAGTTGTCGGGATAAATTTTGTCGTGCCCTTAGCAGTGATGTTTTATTGCTACTACCACGTCACTCAAACCATTAAACGTCACACGGCGAGTAGCGGTGCTGAGGACCTCCACAGAGACTGGTCGGATCAGTTAGACGTGACCAAG ATGTCTGTGATAATGATACTCATGTTCCTAGTGGCTTGGTCCCCTTATTCCATTGTGTGCTTGTGGGCATCTTTTGGTGACCCACAGAAGATTCCACCCTCTGTGGCCATCATAGCACCACTGTTTGCAAAATCTTCTACATTCTACAATCCTTGTATTTATGTGATTGCTAATAAAAA GTTCCGGAGGGCAATGTGTGCCCTGCTCCAGTGCCAGCCTCAGCAAGCAACGCAGGTGACCAGTATTTTACCCATGAATGTACCTCAACACCCATTGGCTTCTGGAAGACTCTGA